Proteins from a genomic interval of Clostridium sp. AN503:
- a CDS encoding TAXI family TRAP transporter solute-binding subunit: MIKRIIAGILVTTMCISMTACGGSSGQKPAAQDTAAQSGAQAGSSGGEASGTGSAGAEKSGSIKRITIGTAGTAGALYPMGVAMAQTITDHVDGIAATGESTAASIENLRNMHQGAMELGISQTEVASFAYYGQRDYEGEAYEDIRALFSTIYNYLQVFTLEGSGIESIADLEGKTVSMGAAGSGGEMAARALLAVYGLDYDSVDAQFMGESDGVTALKDGKIDAMIATNPIGSASLTELTTSADAKLLPIDNDAFYEAYPAYTKYTVPGNTYTGIEEDVIIPKSRIIMCTSTNSGLTDDEVYEIVKAVWENRAEWSESAKSVSTQAVLETALEEIDIPLHPGAVRYFEEKGMEIPDKLKK; the protein is encoded by the coding sequence ATGATAAAAAGAATTATAGCAGGTATTTTGGTTACAACCATGTGCATCAGTATGACGGCGTGCGGAGGCAGCAGCGGACAGAAACCAGCGGCGCAGGATACGGCGGCGCAGTCAGGGGCACAGGCAGGCAGCTCCGGTGGAGAAGCTTCGGGGACTGGATCTGCAGGGGCAGAGAAATCCGGCTCCATAAAGCGGATCACGATCGGGACGGCAGGAACCGCAGGAGCGCTGTATCCCATGGGGGTTGCCATGGCCCAGACTATCACGGATCACGTAGATGGGATCGCGGCTACGGGTGAATCCACCGCTGCATCCATCGAGAACTTAAGGAATATGCATCAGGGTGCAATGGAACTGGGCATATCCCAGACTGAGGTGGCTTCCTTTGCCTATTATGGGCAGCGGGACTATGAGGGAGAGGCCTATGAGGACATCCGGGCATTATTTTCCACCATTTACAATTACCTTCAGGTATTCACACTGGAGGGAAGCGGGATTGAGAGCATAGCGGACCTGGAGGGCAAGACGGTCAGCATGGGGGCAGCGGGAAGCGGCGGAGAAATGGCGGCCCGTGCGCTGCTTGCTGTGTACGGCCTGGATTATGACAGCGTGGACGCCCAGTTCATGGGGGAATCTGACGGTGTTACTGCACTGAAGGACGGCAAGATCGATGCAATGATAGCCACCAACCCGATTGGTTCAGCGAGCCTTACAGAGCTGACTACATCTGCTGACGCAAAGCTTCTTCCGATCGACAATGATGCATTTTATGAGGCATATCCTGCCTATACAAAATACACAGTACCTGGAAATACCTATACAGGGATAGAAGAGGATGTGATAATCCCCAAATCCCGGATCATCATGTGCACCTCCACCAATTCCGGTCTGACGGATGACGAGGTATATGAGATCGTGAAAGCGGTCTGGGAAAACCGTGCGGAGTGGAGTGAGAGCGCAAAATCCGTTTCCACTCAGGCGGTTCTTGAAACGGCTCTGGAGGAGATCGATATCCCGCTCCATCCGGGAGCGGTCCGTTATTTCGAAGAAAAAGGGATGGAGATCCCGGATAAGCTGAAAAAATAG
- a CDS encoding TRAP transporter permease, translating to MDPAGKKIQKCLVLLLSLSCLVVSLFHIYVAWDSSISVAQQRVLHVFLMLFLYFLSQTVQYIEKDKRWSAAAHLIFTVVIIVVGIYFVKNTTLAALAKRGISGADKTDIVMGCIMVAAILFIACRTVGWALTVLSVIFIAYALLGPYMPDLIAHKGYRIPYIISYVAWTTESVFGSCIGACVSFVALYIVFGELLDKFGAGQFFIDIAYALTGRMKGGPAEASVVSSALMGSINGSAVANVVTTGTFTIPLMKKVGYKPEFAGAVEAVASTGGQLLPPVMGAAAFVMADMTGIPYSQIIIAAIIPGILYYISLGVSVYLEADKGNMTAEDPSRLPQVKRVLQGGWYYAIPIVVLIAALMGFGLSANYSAIFAILSLLVIGIGKCLLREKRFPLRELYNALVSAAKTTIPVSIACACAGIVIGIVSMTGIGVKFTSIVFRVSGGNLFFMLLMIMLACIVMGMELPSTAAYIIAASIGAPALVEAGIPLIAAHLFVFYFAIMSFITPPVAMSAYAASGIAGSSSAKTGWLAFMLGLPGFIIPFIYVYRPALLIIDTPVLDTVVVAVFTTLSVVVISVAVIGWFKRKLTLAERAVLSAAAVLMAMPHLVFNLAGAAAAGIVAGYIIFKNKNTVSS from the coding sequence ATGGATCCGGCGGGTAAAAAGATACAAAAATGTTTGGTATTGTTACTTTCGTTAAGTTGTCTGGTGGTATCTCTGTTTCACATTTATGTGGCATGGGATTCGTCCATCAGCGTGGCGCAGCAGAGGGTGCTCCATGTGTTTTTGATGCTCTTTCTCTATTTTCTGTCCCAGACGGTGCAGTATATAGAGAAAGACAAACGATGGAGCGCCGCAGCGCACCTTATCTTTACTGTAGTAATCATTGTGGTGGGGATTTATTTTGTAAAGAATACCACGTTGGCGGCTCTGGCAAAGCGGGGGATCTCCGGTGCGGACAAGACGGATATTGTGATGGGCTGTATCATGGTCGCGGCAATCCTGTTTATTGCGTGCAGGACGGTCGGATGGGCGCTCACGGTCCTGTCAGTGATCTTCATAGCCTATGCCCTGCTTGGCCCGTATATGCCGGACCTGATTGCGCATAAGGGCTACCGGATCCCCTACATCATAAGCTATGTGGCATGGACGACGGAATCCGTGTTCGGCTCCTGCATTGGCGCGTGTGTTTCTTTTGTGGCGCTTTACATTGTGTTCGGAGAACTGCTTGACAAGTTCGGTGCGGGACAGTTCTTTATTGATATCGCCTATGCTCTCACCGGGAGGATGAAGGGGGGACCGGCGGAGGCGTCCGTCGTTTCCAGCGCTCTGATGGGGTCGATCAACGGCAGTGCGGTGGCCAATGTGGTCACCACGGGCACGTTTACGATCCCGCTGATGAAAAAAGTCGGCTATAAACCGGAGTTTGCGGGAGCGGTGGAAGCCGTGGCGTCCACCGGGGGCCAGCTGCTTCCTCCGGTCATGGGGGCAGCCGCGTTTGTGATGGCGGATATGACAGGGATTCCCTATTCTCAGATCATCATTGCGGCGATCATTCCCGGTATCCTCTATTACATAAGCCTGGGGGTATCGGTATATTTGGAGGCAGATAAAGGGAATATGACGGCGGAGGATCCATCCCGGCTTCCGCAGGTGAAACGTGTCCTGCAGGGCGGATGGTACTATGCGATCCCGATCGTTGTCCTGATCGCTGCGCTGATGGGCTTCGGTCTGTCGGCAAACTATTCAGCTATCTTTGCGATCCTCTCCCTGCTGGTGATCGGAATAGGGAAATGCCTGCTCCGGGAGAAGCGGTTTCCCTTAAGAGAGCTTTACAATGCCCTGGTCAGTGCGGCAAAGACCACCATACCGGTGTCCATCGCCTGTGCCTGCGCGGGGATCGTGATCGGTATCGTGAGCATGACGGGGATCGGAGTGAAATTCACCAGCATCGTGTTCCGTGTATCCGGCGGAAACCTGTTCTTTATGCTGCTCATGATCATGCTGGCATGCATTGTTATGGGGATGGAACTGCCGTCTACCGCTGCGTACATTATCGCAGCCAGTATCGGCGCGCCGGCATTGGTGGAGGCGGGGATTCCTCTGATCGCAGCCCATCTGTTTGTGTTCTATTTTGCGATCATGTCCTTTATCACGCCGCCGGTAGCCATGTCCGCCTATGCAGCGTCAGGGATCGCGGGCAGCAGCTCGGCAAAGACCGGCTGGCTTGCATTTATGCTGGGCCTGCCCGGATTTATTATCCCGTTTATCTATGTCTACAGGCCGGCGCTGCTGATCATTGATACGCCGGTACTGGATACAGTCGTTGTGGCGGTATTTACCACGCTTTCGGTTGTCGTGATATCTGTTGCGGTCATTGGATGGTTTAAGCGAAAGCTGACTCTGGCGGAGCGGGCAGTTCTGTCCGCGGCAGCCGTGCTCATGGCGATGCCGCACCTGGTATTTAACCTGGCGGGAGCAGCCGCAGCGGGAATAGTGGCTGGCTACATCATTTTTAAAAACAAAAACACAGTTTCTTCATAA
- a CDS encoding PBECR4 domain-containing protein — protein sequence MATKIDKKNAIRQDIIDAAEIYRDRLAGKNFLYIYGEEYFEVSFPTDHFLHLTGVETSLSAKDFYKNSKKGKLTARQFFFSDRHPYANAKKKLPCLKRLPELTNDMVCILKDMQTVSIVYKISVTNLEFTLGLTENIDGKGKKINDLFLPMSLRVGDSSVAKSNDGEVVDFIFSKDACDSKYKDLIVNDRGKNIPESVHHLVADYFYDEKTE from the coding sequence ATGGCAACAAAAATCGATAAAAAGAATGCAATACGACAAGATATTATAGATGCTGCAGAAATATATAGGGATCGTTTGGCAGGTAAAAATTTTCTTTATATATATGGAGAAGAATATTTTGAGGTTTCATTTCCAACAGATCACTTTTTACATCTTACTGGGGTGGAAACAAGTTTATCAGCTAAGGACTTCTACAAAAATTCTAAAAAAGGAAAACTTACTGCCAGGCAGTTTTTCTTTTCAGACAGACATCCGTATGCAAATGCAAAGAAAAAACTCCCATGTTTAAAGCGTCTCCCAGAATTGACCAATGATATGGTATGCATTTTGAAAGATATGCAGACAGTATCGATTGTTTATAAAATAAGTGTCACCAATCTGGAATTTACACTTGGACTTACTGAGAATATAGATGGAAAGGGAAAGAAAATAAATGATTTATTTCTTCCTATGTCACTCAGAGTGGGAGACTCATCAGTAGCCAAAAGTAATGATGGTGAGGTTGTTGATTTTATTTTTTCAAAGGATGCGTGTGATTCCAAATATAAGGATTTGATTGTGAATGATAGAGGAAAAAACATACCAGAAAGTGTGCATCATTTAGTTGCAGATTACTTTTATGATGAGAAAACAGAATAA
- a CDS encoding MBL fold metallo-hydrolase — protein MNNWFTMEQIDKDTFIISEYRHWEETHCYLLNGADKSLLIDTGLGICNIYDEVVKLTDKPVTAVATHIHWDHIGGHRYFPDFYAHGEELDWLNGAFPLTLETIKDMVVDRCDLPEGYDVDTYEFFQGMPSKLVQDNDVIDLGGRSIRILHTPGHSPGHLCFWEEDRGYLFTGDLVYKDTLFAYYPSTDPESYLRSLERLAALPATKIFPAHHSLDIQPEIIVRMRDEFRKLEAERKLHHGSGTFEYGDWAVWL, from the coding sequence ATGAACAACTGGTTCACGATGGAACAAATTGACAAGGACACATTTATCATCAGCGAATACCGGCACTGGGAGGAGACCCACTGCTATCTCTTAAACGGTGCGGACAAAAGCCTGCTGATCGACACCGGGCTTGGGATCTGCAATATTTATGACGAAGTAGTAAAACTGACAGACAAGCCTGTCACAGCCGTCGCCACCCATATCCACTGGGACCACATCGGTGGACACCGGTATTTTCCTGATTTCTATGCACATGGAGAGGAATTGGACTGGTTAAACGGCGCCTTTCCTTTGACGCTGGAAACCATCAAAGACATGGTAGTTGACCGCTGCGACCTGCCGGAAGGCTATGACGTGGATACCTACGAGTTTTTCCAGGGGATGCCCTCGAAGCTTGTGCAGGACAACGATGTGATCGACCTGGGCGGACGCAGCATCCGCATCCTGCACACTCCGGGCCATTCGCCGGGGCACCTGTGTTTCTGGGAGGAGGACCGGGGGTATCTCTTTACCGGGGATCTGGTTTACAAAGATACCCTGTTCGCCTATTATCCTTCCACCGATCCAGAAAGCTACCTCCGTTCTCTTGAGAGGCTTGCCGCCCTGCCTGCCACAAAAATATTCCCCGCCCATCACTCCCTGGACATCCAGCCTGAGATCATTGTCAGGATGCGTGATGAATTCCGAAAGCTTGAGGCAGAAAGGAAGCTGCACCATGGCAGCGGGACCTTTGAGTATGGGGACTGGGCGGTGTGGTTGTAA
- the hydF gene encoding [FeFe] hydrogenase H-cluster maturation GTPase HydF, whose product MGLNSTPYAERIHIGFFGRRNAGKSSVVNAVTGQEISVVSDVKGTTTDPVYKSMELLPMGPVVVIDTPGFDDEGALGELRIKRTRQILNKSDCAVLVIDQSEGRTAADEELISLFKEKQIPYIVVYNKCDLAVGCTSAAGISAAGVPAADGEPSICVSALKGSGIHELKERIASLVQTDSLNRRLVGDLLSPGDLAVLVIPIDSSAPKGRLILPQQQMIRDILEAGAVSVVTKDTELSEILDRLVLKGILPAMVITDSQAFEAVGRIVPAAIPLTSFSILMARYKGFLETAVLGVSSIRRLEDGDRVLICEGCTHHRQCGDIGSVKIPNWIRNYTGKELLFDTSSGNDFPEDLSPYRLVIHCGGCMLNEREIHYRQKCAEDAAVPFTNYGITIAFLKGILERSLGLFPCLLRKIDEEKEV is encoded by the coding sequence ATGGGATTAAACAGCACGCCCTACGCCGAGCGTATCCACATCGGCTTTTTCGGCCGGCGCAACGCCGGCAAATCCAGCGTCGTCAATGCAGTGACCGGGCAGGAGATATCGGTGGTGTCTGATGTGAAGGGCACCACCACCGACCCGGTATATAAGTCTATGGAGCTGCTTCCCATGGGACCGGTGGTCGTCATCGACACCCCCGGTTTTGACGATGAAGGAGCGCTGGGAGAACTGCGCATCAAACGCACCCGGCAGATATTAAACAAATCGGACTGCGCTGTTCTGGTCATCGACCAGAGCGAGGGCAGGACCGCAGCGGACGAGGAATTGATCTCACTTTTTAAGGAGAAGCAGATTCCCTATATTGTAGTTTACAATAAATGTGATCTGGCTGTCGGATGCACATCTGCGGCAGGGATATCTGCGGCAGGCGTTCCTGCTGCAGATGGCGAGCCTTCCATCTGTGTCAGCGCCCTGAAAGGCTCCGGCATCCATGAACTGAAGGAACGGATCGCCTCCCTGGTACAGACAGACAGTCTCAACCGCCGTCTGGTGGGAGACCTTTTAAGTCCCGGTGACCTTGCGGTTCTGGTCATCCCCATCGATTCTTCCGCGCCGAAGGGGCGGCTGATCCTGCCGCAGCAGCAGATGATCCGGGATATCCTGGAGGCCGGGGCTGTTTCTGTGGTAACAAAAGATACAGAGCTCTCCGAAATCCTTGACAGGCTGGTCTTAAAAGGCATCCTGCCCGCCATGGTCATCACGGACAGCCAGGCTTTTGAAGCGGTCGGCAGGATCGTCCCTGCTGCGATCCCCCTGACCTCCTTCTCCATCCTGATGGCGCGCTACAAGGGCTTTTTAGAAACTGCTGTCCTTGGCGTCTCTTCCATCAGACGTCTGGAGGATGGGGACCGTGTGCTGATCTGTGAGGGCTGCACCCACCATCGCCAGTGTGGGGATATCGGCTCCGTAAAGATTCCCAACTGGATCAGGAACTACACGGGAAAAGAGCTGCTGTTTGATACCAGCTCCGGAAATGACTTTCCCGAGGACCTCTCGCCCTACCGCCTGGTGATCCACTGCGGCGGCTGTATGCTGAACGAGCGGGAGATCCATTACCGGCAGAAGTGTGCGGAAGATGCTGCCGTACCATTTACCAATTATGGCATCACCATTGCATTTTTAAAAGGAATCCTGGAGAGGAGCCTGGGACTGTTTCCCTGCCTGCTCAGGAAAATAGACGAGGAGAAAGAAGTATGA
- the hydG gene encoding [FeFe] hydrogenase H-cluster radical SAM maturase HydG, with protein MYTYNPASLKAEEFINHEEILNTLAYAEENKDNLPLIDSIIEKARLCKGLTHREASVLLACENQEKIREIYDLAEELKKKFYGNRIVMFAPLYLSNYCINGCTYCPYHSKNKHIARKKLTQQEVADEVIALQDMGHKRLAIEAGEDPVNNPIEYILECIDTIYSIKHKNGAIRRVNVNVAATTVENYRKLKDAGIGTYILFQETYHKESYETLHPTGPKHDYCYHTEAMDRAMEGGIDDVGLGVLFGLELYKYEFAGLLMHAEHLEAVHGVGPHTISVPRIKHADDIDPSAFDNGIDDKIFAKLCALIRLAVPYTGMIISTRESQKVREEVIRLGVSQISGGSRTSVGGYQEEERPTDTEQFDVSDQRTLDEVVKWLMELGYIPSFCTACYREGRTGDRFMSLCKSGQIQNCCHPNALMTLKEYLMDYASEETKAIGEKLILAELDNIPKEKVREICKDHLEKIEQGIRDFRF; from the coding sequence ATGTATACTTACAATCCAGCTTCATTAAAAGCAGAAGAATTCATCAACCACGAGGAGATCCTTAACACCCTCGCCTATGCAGAGGAGAACAAAGACAATCTCCCGCTCATCGACAGTATCATCGAGAAAGCCCGTCTGTGCAAGGGTCTGACCCACCGGGAGGCCTCCGTGCTCCTCGCCTGTGAGAACCAGGAAAAGATCCGGGAGATCTATGACCTGGCTGAAGAACTGAAAAAGAAGTTTTACGGCAACCGTATTGTCATGTTCGCGCCCTTGTATCTGTCCAATTACTGTATCAACGGCTGTACCTACTGCCCTTATCACAGCAAAAACAAACACATTGCACGCAAGAAGCTGACTCAGCAGGAGGTTGCCGACGAGGTCATCGCACTGCAGGACATGGGCCACAAGCGGCTCGCCATCGAGGCCGGCGAGGACCCGGTCAACAATCCCATCGAATACATACTGGAATGCATCGATACCATCTATTCCATCAAACACAAAAACGGTGCGATCCGGAGGGTCAATGTAAATGTCGCAGCGACTACCGTGGAGAACTACCGGAAGTTAAAGGACGCCGGCATCGGAACCTATATTCTTTTCCAGGAGACCTACCACAAGGAAAGCTATGAAACCCTGCACCCGACGGGACCGAAACATGACTACTGCTATCACACGGAGGCCATGGACCGGGCTATGGAGGGCGGCATCGACGACGTGGGACTGGGCGTTCTGTTCGGGCTGGAGCTGTATAAATATGAATTTGCCGGACTTTTGATGCACGCAGAACATCTGGAGGCGGTGCATGGGGTTGGCCCTCACACCATCAGCGTGCCGCGCATCAAGCACGCAGATGATATTGACCCATCCGCCTTTGACAATGGCATAGACGACAAGATCTTTGCAAAGCTCTGCGCCCTGATCCGCCTGGCTGTGCCTTACACCGGCATGATCATCTCGACGCGGGAGAGCCAGAAGGTGCGGGAGGAAGTGATCCGCCTGGGCGTATCCCAGATCAGCGGCGGCTCCCGCACTTCCGTGGGCGGTTACCAGGAGGAAGAGCGTCCCACCGACACGGAGCAGTTTGACGTTTCCGACCAGCGTACCCTGGATGAAGTGGTGAAATGGCTGATGGAGCTGGGCTACATCCCCTCCTTCTGTACGGCCTGCTACCGGGAGGGACGGACCGGCGACCGTTTCATGAGCCTGTGCAAGAGCGGGCAGATCCAGAACTGCTGCCACCCCAACGCCCTGATGACTTTAAAGGAATACTTGATGGACTACGCTTCAGAAGAGACAAAAGCCATCGGCGAAAAGCTGATCTTAGCAGAGCTTGACAACATTCCCAAGGAAAAGGTGCGTGAGATCTGCAAAGACCACCTGGAAAAGATCGAACAGGGAATCCGGGATTTCCGTTTCTGA